The following coding sequences lie in one Pectobacterium sp. A5351 genomic window:
- a CDS encoding TerC family protein yields the protein MEWIADPTIWAGLATLVVLELVLGIDNLIFIAILAEKLPKEQRDKARVVGLLLALLMRLGLLASISWLVSLTTPLFTFLGHTFSARDVIMLVGGLFLLFKATMELNERLEGKDEEQQAQRKGARFWPVVAQIVVLDAIFSLDSVITAVGMTDHLLVMMSAVTIAIFLMLLASKPLTRFVAEHPTIVILCLSFLLMIGFSLVADAFGYHIPKGYLYAAIGFSVMIEMLNQVSLFNRRRFLSSSVPLRQRTAEVVLRILRGNHEEAELDNQTSSMIADNTRAGQEVFNLQERRMIKRVLGLAQRTISSIMTSRHDIDSVELNITQDALAKLLTTNQHSRLVVTDSNTSDEPLGIVHVADLLQQQLNRESFNPRILIRQPLVFPEQLSLLQALEQFREARTHFAFVVDEFGSMEGIVTLSDVMETIAGNLPREGEDRDARHSIQQNDDGSWIVNGYIPLEDLTMYVPLTLDEKREYYTLAGLLMEHAQRVPQVGDTLSIDGYQFTILAVESHRIVEVRITPNDEPQTDFEV from the coding sequence ATGGAGTGGATCGCTGATCCAACAATATGGGCCGGGTTGGCCACGCTGGTTGTCCTGGAACTGGTTCTGGGCATTGATAATCTTATCTTCATCGCCATTCTGGCTGAGAAACTACCAAAAGAACAACGCGATAAAGCCAGAGTCGTCGGTCTGTTACTTGCCCTGCTTATGCGCCTGGGTCTGCTGGCGTCCATTTCATGGCTGGTGTCTTTGACTACCCCGCTCTTCACGTTCCTTGGGCACACGTTCAGCGCTCGCGATGTCATCATGCTGGTTGGTGGGTTATTCCTACTCTTTAAAGCCACGATGGAGCTCAACGAGCGCCTTGAAGGAAAAGATGAGGAGCAGCAAGCTCAACGTAAAGGCGCACGCTTCTGGCCGGTAGTGGCACAGATCGTGGTACTGGATGCAATATTCTCACTGGACTCCGTGATTACCGCCGTTGGCATGACCGATCATCTGCTGGTCATGATGTCCGCCGTGACCATCGCTATTTTCCTCATGCTGCTGGCCAGCAAGCCGCTGACCCGTTTTGTTGCGGAACACCCGACCATCGTTATCCTGTGTCTCAGCTTCTTACTGATGATTGGATTCAGTCTGGTGGCAGACGCGTTTGGTTATCATATTCCCAAAGGCTATCTCTATGCTGCGATAGGCTTCTCGGTGATGATTGAGATGTTGAATCAGGTTTCCCTATTCAACCGCCGGCGCTTTCTTTCTTCCTCGGTTCCACTGCGCCAGCGCACCGCAGAAGTGGTTTTGCGTATCTTGCGCGGTAACCATGAAGAAGCTGAGTTGGACAACCAAACCTCATCGATGATTGCAGACAACACCCGGGCGGGCCAGGAAGTCTTCAACCTTCAGGAACGCCGGATGATAAAGCGGGTATTGGGGCTGGCACAGCGAACCATCAGCAGCATTATGACGTCGCGGCATGACATTGACTCCGTTGAACTGAATATTACACAGGATGCGCTCGCTAAACTGTTAACGACCAACCAGCATTCCCGACTGGTGGTAACCGACAGCAATACCTCCGACGAGCCATTGGGTATCGTACATGTTGCCGATTTACTCCAACAGCAGCTAAACCGCGAGTCGTTCAATCCACGTATTCTGATTCGTCAGCCGCTGGTCTTTCCTGAACAGCTTTCACTTTTACAGGCTTTGGAACAGTTTAGAGAAGCGCGAACGCACTTTGCGTTTGTCGTTGATGAATTCGGTTCGATGGAAGGGATAGTGACATTAAGCGACGTGATGGAAACCATCGCGGGCAACCTGCCGCGCGAAGGAGAAGATCGCGATGCACGCCACAGCATTCAGCAGAATGACGACGGCAGTTGGATCGTAAATGGCTATATTCCACTGGAAGACTTAACGATGTATGTTCCGCTGACGCTGGATGAAAAGCGCGAATACTACACATTGGCAGGGCTGTTAATGGAGCACGCACAGCGGGTTCCACAGGTGGGCGATACACTATCAATCGATGGCTATCAGTTCACCATTCTGGCAGTGGAAAGTCATCGTATTGTGGAGGTCCGTATCACACCGAACGACGAACCACAGACTGATTTTGAAGTGTGA
- the mntA gene encoding type VII toxin-antitoxin system MntA family adenylyltransferase antitoxin, protein MFDKIVLTLKKQMPDIKIIYLFGSQATGNARADSDIDIAIMATRALDPVKRWELSNQLAKEVGHDVDLIDLLQASTVLKMEIVRNGKLLYDAETAAGEFEMTTLSMYQHLQKERADIIRSFNQDLKA, encoded by the coding sequence ATGTTCGATAAGATCGTTTTGACACTGAAAAAACAGATGCCCGACATCAAAATTATTTATCTCTTTGGCTCCCAGGCTACAGGCAATGCCAGAGCGGACAGCGACATTGATATCGCCATCATGGCTACAAGAGCACTGGATCCCGTTAAACGCTGGGAGCTATCTAATCAATTAGCAAAGGAAGTGGGTCATGACGTCGATCTTATCGATTTATTGCAGGCTTCAACGGTATTAAAAATGGAGATCGTTCGTAACGGCAAGCTGCTTTATGATGCGGAAACAGCAGCGGGGGAATTTGAAATGACAACACTTTCGATGTACCAGCATCTGCAAAAAGAGCGTGCGGATATCATTCGTAGCTTTAATCAGGATCTAAAAGCATGA
- the hepT gene encoding type VII toxin-antitoxin system HepT family RNase toxin translates to MTDILLNKSSTIQRCLRRIREEFDTEEGFRQNFTKQDSVILNIQRACEAAIDIANYLIRIKQLGIPQSSRDSFALLAANQIITVDLSDNLQKMVGLRNIAVHDYQALNLDIVIHVISHRLSDFEHFIKQIARYSDSQHL, encoded by the coding sequence ATGACAGATATCTTGCTCAACAAAAGCAGCACCATACAAAGATGCCTACGTCGTATTCGTGAGGAATTCGATACTGAGGAAGGGTTTCGTCAAAACTTCACCAAGCAAGATTCCGTCATACTTAACATACAGCGTGCCTGTGAAGCCGCTATTGATATCGCTAATTATCTTATCCGTATCAAGCAGCTAGGCATACCACAAAGTAGCCGTGATAGCTTCGCGCTTCTTGCTGCAAACCAGATTATTACGGTTGATCTGTCTGACAATTTGCAAAAAATGGTGGGATTAAGAAATATTGCCGTACATGACTATCAGGCGCTCAATCTGGATATTGTCATCCACGTCATTTCTCATCGTTTAAGCGACTTTGAACATTTTATCAAACAAATAGCCCGGTACAGCGACAGCCAGCACCTTTAG
- the dcuC gene encoding anaerobic C4-dicarboxylate transporter DcuC — translation MLELLIGVAVTILVGRYIIKGYSATGVLLVGGLLLLAISAMLGKNVLPASAKATGWSATDIVEYVKILLMSRGGDLGMMIMVLCGFAAYMTHIGANDVVVKLVSRPLKMINSPYLLMIAAYFVACLMSLAVSSATGLGVLLMATLFPVMVNVGISRGAAAAICASPVALILSPTSGDVVLAAQASQMKLVDFAFKATLPISIMAIVCMAVAHFFWQRYLDNKANVSHEILDVSEITTDAPRFYAILPFTPIMGVLVFDGKWGPELHIITVLVICMVLAAALEFVRSFSAQKVFDGLDVAYRGMADAFSSVVILLVAAGVFAQGLGTIGFISGLIGLAQSFGSGGLVIMLVAITMLAAMTTGSGNAPFYAFVELIPKLASQMGINPAYLAIPMLQASNLGRTISPVSGVVVAVAGMAKISPFEVVKRTSVPVLVGLIVVVVATEIMVPA, via the coding sequence ATGCTCGAACTTTTGATTGGTGTTGCTGTAACGATTCTGGTCGGTCGTTACATTATAAAAGGGTACTCCGCGACTGGCGTGTTGCTGGTAGGAGGCCTCTTACTTTTGGCAATCAGTGCCATGCTGGGGAAAAACGTATTGCCAGCCAGCGCGAAGGCGACAGGCTGGAGCGCAACGGATATTGTTGAATACGTAAAAATTTTGCTGATGAGCCGCGGTGGCGATCTCGGCATGATGATTATGGTGCTGTGTGGTTTTGCCGCTTATATGACGCACATCGGTGCCAATGATGTCGTCGTGAAGCTGGTTTCCCGCCCGCTGAAAATGATTAACTCACCTTACTTACTGATGATCGCGGCCTATTTTGTCGCCTGTCTGATGTCGTTGGCGGTGTCATCGGCCACGGGACTCGGTGTGCTGTTGATGGCAACGCTGTTCCCCGTCATGGTGAACGTCGGTATCAGTCGCGGTGCTGCTGCTGCAATCTGTGCTTCCCCTGTGGCGTTGATCCTGTCGCCGACGTCGGGCGACGTAGTACTTGCTGCACAGGCATCACAGATGAAATTAGTGGATTTTGCCTTTAAGGCCACGCTACCTATTTCCATCATGGCGATCGTGTGTATGGCCGTCGCGCATTTCTTCTGGCAGCGCTATCTGGATAACAAAGCGAATGTTAGCCATGAGATTCTGGATGTCAGCGAGATCACGACCGATGCCCCGCGTTTTTACGCCATTCTGCCGTTTACGCCGATCATGGGTGTGCTGGTGTTTGATGGCAAATGGGGGCCGGAACTCCACATTATCACTGTACTGGTTATCTGTATGGTGCTGGCCGCTGCGCTGGAATTTGTCCGTTCGTTCAGTGCGCAAAAAGTGTTTGATGGGCTTGATGTGGCTTACCGTGGGATGGCCGATGCCTTCTCTAGCGTCGTCATCCTGTTGGTCGCAGCAGGTGTCTTTGCCCAGGGGCTTGGCACTATTGGCTTTATCAGCGGTTTGATTGGCCTTGCGCAGTCATTTGGTAGCGGCGGGCTGGTGATTATGCTGGTTGCGATCACGATGTTGGCTGCGATGACTACGGGCTCGGGTAATGCGCCGTTCTATGCGTTTGTTGAGCTGATTCCAAAGCTGGCGTCACAAATGGGCATCAACCCTGCTTATTTAGCTATTCCGATGCTTCAGGCTTCCAACTTGGGCCGTACCATTTCTCCGGTATCCGGCGTAGTGGTTGCTGTGGCCGGGATGGCGAAAATCTCTCCGTTCGAGGTGGTGAAGCGCACATCGGTTCCGGTTCTGGTTGGGCTGATTGTTGTGGTGGTTGCTACCGAAATTATGGTGCCTGCCTGA
- the asmA gene encoding outer membrane assembly protein AsmA, with protein sequence MRRFLTTLAILLVVLIAGMTALVVLVNPNDFRAYMVKQVEERSGYRLQLDGDLRWHVWPQLSILSGGMSLSAPGSNAPIVSAENMRLDVQLWPLLSHKLAVKQVMLKGAIIRLTPESEAKQANNAPIAPAGSQTPSEERRWRLDIDKIKVADSLLILQRSNNEQINVRDINLAMEQNSDRQVSIELSSRINRDQRDIAFSLAADVDLLHFPQQANANITRLDYQLQGAGIPANGISGTGSVQASYQQQPERITFSQLSLNTNNSQLSGAGSVTLGDIPHYELDLLSERLDLDSLLGIASVKENNASVVPAKSSAPVISNESGLTKPEDSLQTFTARLSLQAATVIYRGLDVRQFTLRADNQPGLLDVTTLSGELGGGHFSLPGKVVTKSSTNITLRPELKDVELSQLMSAFALPAETVSGKLSMAGQFNGNSFTLPALLQQWQGTATLQGNNVRLQGLNIQQMVQMAVARSNGNIRGQERYERYTELQQLTGKVQLNAGKLRLTDLNGRSELLSLSGGGQFDLPAQTCDVNLNVSITQGWQGDEQLVSVLKNTAIPLRIYGEWDKLNYQLQVDQLLRKRLQDELKKRLNDWASQNQQSQKGKDLKQLLDRL encoded by the coding sequence ATGAGAAGATTTCTGACGACGCTGGCAATTCTGCTTGTCGTGCTGATAGCAGGAATGACGGCTTTGGTCGTACTGGTTAATCCTAATGACTTCCGCGCCTACATGGTGAAGCAGGTTGAGGAACGTAGCGGCTATCGCCTCCAGTTGGATGGCGATCTGCGTTGGCATGTGTGGCCGCAACTGAGCATATTATCTGGTGGGATGTCGTTAAGCGCGCCGGGATCCAATGCGCCGATTGTCAGCGCCGAGAACATGCGTCTTGATGTGCAACTGTGGCCGCTGCTGTCACACAAGCTAGCAGTCAAGCAGGTGATGCTGAAAGGTGCCATTATTCGCCTGACGCCGGAAAGCGAAGCCAAACAGGCCAACAATGCGCCTATTGCCCCTGCGGGATCGCAGACTCCATCTGAAGAACGGCGCTGGCGGCTGGATATTGATAAGATCAAAGTCGCTGATAGCCTGTTGATTCTGCAACGCAGCAATAATGAACAGATTAATGTGCGCGACATTAATCTTGCGATGGAGCAGAACAGTGACCGTCAGGTCAGCATCGAATTATCAAGCCGTATCAATCGCGATCAGCGCGATATCGCTTTCTCCCTTGCAGCAGATGTCGATTTGCTGCATTTCCCCCAGCAGGCTAATGCCAACATTACCAGGCTAGATTACCAGCTTCAGGGGGCAGGAATACCAGCAAACGGTATCAGCGGAACGGGGAGTGTTCAGGCCAGTTATCAACAGCAGCCTGAAAGAATCACGTTTAGCCAGCTTTCACTCAATACCAATAATAGCCAACTGTCGGGAGCGGGTAGCGTGACGCTGGGGGACATCCCCCATTACGAATTAGATCTGTTGTCTGAGAGGCTGGATTTGGATTCCCTGCTGGGGATCGCATCGGTGAAAGAGAACAATGCCTCTGTCGTGCCAGCTAAATCATCGGCCCCTGTGATTTCAAATGAAAGTGGGTTAACCAAACCAGAAGACAGCTTACAGACATTCACAGCACGTCTGTCGCTACAGGCCGCGACGGTGATCTATCGTGGGCTCGATGTCCGCCAATTTACACTACGGGCAGACAATCAGCCGGGGCTGCTGGATGTGACGACCTTGAGCGGTGAACTGGGCGGTGGACATTTCTCATTACCTGGTAAAGTTGTGACGAAGTCATCGACCAACATCACGTTACGGCCAGAACTCAAGGATGTTGAGTTATCCCAGTTGATGTCCGCATTTGCGCTGCCCGCTGAGACGGTCAGTGGGAAATTGTCGATGGCAGGACAGTTCAACGGTAACAGTTTTACGCTACCTGCGTTGCTCCAACAGTGGCAGGGAACGGCGACGCTGCAAGGCAATAACGTTCGTCTACAGGGTTTGAATATCCAGCAAATGGTGCAGATGGCCGTTGCGCGTAGCAATGGGAATATCCGAGGACAAGAGCGCTACGAGCGCTATACCGAACTGCAACAGCTGACTGGGAAAGTACAACTGAATGCGGGTAAGTTACGCCTTACCGATCTCAATGGCCGTTCAGAACTGCTATCACTCAGTGGGGGGGGGCAATTCGATCTGCCTGCCCAGACGTGTGACGTCAACTTGAATGTTTCTATCACGCAAGGGTGGCAGGGGGATGAGCAGCTAGTCAGCGTGCTGAAAAATACAGCGATCCCGTTACGTATCTATGGCGAATGGGATAAATTGAATTACCAATTACAGGTAGATCAACTGCTGCGTAAACGCCTGCAGGACGAATTGAAAAAACGCCTGAATGATTGGGCCAGCCAAAATCAGCAAAGCCAGAAGGGTAAAGACCTGAAGCAGCTTCTCGATCGTCTTTAA
- the dcd gene encoding dCTP deaminase, giving the protein MRLCDRDIEAWLDDGRLVITPRPPTERISGATVDVRLGNQFRVFRGHTAPFIDLSGPKDEVSAALDRVMSDEINLPEGEAFFLHPGELALAVTLESVTLPDDLVGWLDGRSSLARLGLMVHVTAHRIDPGWQGRIVLEFYNSGKLPLALRPGMMIGALSFEPLSGPAARPYNRRQDAKYKDQQGAVASRIDKD; this is encoded by the coding sequence ATGAGACTGTGTGACCGTGACATTGAAGCCTGGCTGGATGATGGCCGACTGGTGATTACGCCCCGTCCGCCGACTGAGAGAATCTCTGGCGCGACGGTTGATGTTCGCCTGGGAAATCAGTTTCGCGTCTTCCGCGGACACACTGCGCCTTTCATTGATTTAAGCGGCCCGAAGGATGAGGTCAGTGCGGCGCTCGATCGCGTCATGAGTGATGAAATCAATTTACCGGAAGGCGAAGCGTTCTTCCTGCACCCAGGAGAGTTAGCGCTGGCGGTGACGTTGGAATCAGTGACGCTGCCGGATGATTTGGTCGGCTGGCTGGATGGTCGTTCTTCACTGGCTCGTCTGGGATTGATGGTTCACGTCACCGCGCACCGTATTGATCCAGGTTGGCAAGGAAGAATTGTGTTGGAGTTCTATAATTCAGGTAAGTTGCCGCTGGCGTTACGCCCCGGCATGATGATTGGCGCCCTGAGTTTTGAACCGCTTTCTGGGCCGGCTGCTCGTCCTTACAACCGCCGTCAGGATGCCAAATATAAAGACCAACAGGGTGCGGTAGCGAGCCGGATCGATAAAGACTAA
- the udk gene encoding uridine kinase: MTDQSHQCVIIGISGASASGKSLISSTLYRELRDQVGDQHIGVISEDSYYKDQSHLTMEERVKTNYDHPSSMDHSLLLKHLQMLKAGQAIEVPQYSYVEHTRKQETVHIELKKVIILEGILLLTDARLRDEMNFSIFVDTPLDICLLRRMRRDVNERGRSMDSVMEQYQKTVRPMFLQFIEPSKQYADIIVPRGGKNRIAIDILKAKISQFFE; the protein is encoded by the coding sequence ATGACTGATCAGTCTCACCAGTGCGTCATCATCGGGATCTCAGGAGCATCCGCTTCAGGTAAAAGTCTTATTTCCAGCACCTTGTATCGGGAATTACGCGATCAGGTCGGCGATCAGCATATCGGGGTGATATCTGAAGACAGCTATTATAAAGATCAAAGCCACCTGACGATGGAAGAGCGGGTAAAAACCAACTATGACCACCCAAGTTCAATGGATCACAGCCTGTTGCTGAAACATTTGCAGATGCTAAAAGCGGGTCAGGCGATTGAAGTTCCGCAGTACAGCTATGTTGAGCACACTCGCAAGCAGGAAACGGTGCATATCGAGCTGAAAAAGGTCATTATCCTGGAAGGTATCCTGTTGCTGACGGATGCACGCCTGCGCGATGAGATGAATTTCTCTATTTTTGTCGATACGCCGCTGGATATTTGCCTGTTGCGTCGCATGCGCCGCGATGTGAATGAACGCGGACGTTCCATGGATTCCGTGATGGAACAGTATCAGAAAACCGTGCGTCCGATGTTCCTGCAATTTATTGAGCCATCCAAGCAGTACGCCGATATTATCGTGCCGCGCGGCGGGAAAAACCGTATTGCGATTGATATTTTGAAAGCCAAGATAAGCCAGTTCTTTGAGTAA
- the apbC gene encoding iron-sulfur cluster carrier protein ApbC, which translates to MNATVPEQRPEALRAMVAGVLSTFQHPTLKNNLTTLNALRHCALLDNVLHIELTMPFVWLSGLAVLKETVSDELLRLSGAKAVEWRLTHDIATLRRVNDQAGVKGVKNIIAVSSGKGGVGKSSTAVNMALALAAEGANVGILDADIYGPSIPTMLGSASERPTSPDGQHMAPITAHGLATNSIGYLVTDDNAMVWRGPMASKALLQLLQDTLWPDLDYLVLDMPPGTGDIQLTLAQNIPVTGAVVVTTPQDIALMDAMKGIAMFEKVSVPVLGIVENMSVHICSNCGHLEPIFGTGGAQKLAEKYHCSLLGQLPLHISLREDLDRGEPTVVSQPDSEFTSLYRELAGQVAAQLYWQGSVIPGEISFRAL; encoded by the coding sequence ATGAACGCGACAGTCCCCGAACAACGCCCTGAAGCACTACGTGCGATGGTCGCCGGGGTTTTATCTACTTTTCAGCACCCGACACTGAAAAATAATCTGACGACACTCAATGCGCTGCGCCATTGTGCGCTGCTGGATAACGTGTTGCATATTGAACTAACGATGCCGTTTGTCTGGCTGAGCGGTTTGGCTGTATTAAAAGAAACGGTTAGCGATGAGTTATTACGTTTATCTGGCGCAAAGGCGGTCGAATGGCGTTTAACGCATGACATCGCTACGCTGCGCCGGGTTAACGATCAGGCTGGCGTGAAGGGCGTTAAAAACATCATTGCCGTCAGTTCCGGCAAAGGCGGGGTCGGCAAATCGAGCACGGCGGTCAACATGGCGCTGGCGCTGGCGGCTGAAGGCGCGAATGTAGGCATTCTGGATGCCGATATCTATGGTCCTTCTATTCCAACGATGCTGGGTTCAGCGAGCGAGCGCCCAACCTCGCCGGACGGTCAACATATGGCACCGATTACCGCGCACGGTCTGGCAACCAACTCGATTGGTTATCTGGTCACAGACGATAACGCGATGGTGTGGCGTGGGCCGATGGCCAGCAAGGCGTTATTGCAACTGTTGCAGGATACGCTCTGGCCGGATCTGGATTATCTGGTGCTAGATATGCCGCCGGGTACGGGCGATATTCAACTGACACTGGCGCAAAATATTCCTGTCACTGGTGCCGTCGTCGTGACGACCCCGCAGGATATCGCGCTGATGGATGCCATGAAAGGCATCGCGATGTTTGAAAAAGTCAGCGTGCCAGTACTAGGCATCGTTGAGAATATGAGCGTACATATCTGTAGCAACTGTGGACATCTGGAGCCGATTTTTGGTACGGGCGGCGCGCAGAAACTGGCGGAGAAATATCATTGTTCCCTGTTAGGCCAGCTTCCGCTGCACATTTCCCTGCGTGAGGATCTTGACCGCGGTGAGCCGACGGTCGTCAGTCAGCCGGACAGTGAATTCACATCTCTGTACCGTGAACTGGCGGGGCAGGTTGCCGCACAGCTTTATTGGCAAGGTAGCGTTATTCCTGGCGAAATTTCTTTCCGCGCGCTGTAG
- the metG gene encoding methionine--tRNA ligase — MTQVAKKILVTCALPYANGSIHLGHMLEHVQADIWVRYQRMRGNQVHFICADDAHGTPIMLKAQQMGIAPEQMIAAMSQEHQQDFAGFNISYDNYHSTHSEENRELSGLIYRRLKENGFIKNRTISQLYDPEKGMFLPDRFVKGTCPKCKAADQYGDNCEVCGATYSPTELIEPKSVVSGATPEMRETEHFFFDLPAFSEMLQAWTRSGALQEQVANKMQEWFDSGLQQWDITRDAPYFGFEIPDAPGKYFYVWLDAPIGYMGSFKNLCDKRGDLNFDDFWKKDSDADLYHFIGKDIVYFHSLFWPAMLEGSGFRKPTNLFVHGYVTVNGAKMSKSRGTFIKAGTYLQHLDADCLRYYYAAKLSSRIDDIDLNLEDFVQRVNADIVNKVVNLASRNAGFINKRFDGKLADKLADAELYKTFTDAATSIAEAYSSRESGRAIREIMALADIANRYVDEQAPWVVAKEEGRDADLQAICSMGINLFRVLMTYLKPVLPSLAQRTEAFLNTELSWDAITAPLLNHQVSPFKALFNRIDLDKVNAMVDASKEDMVTAQKVVSGPLADNPVQDTINFDDFAKVDMRIALIKQAELVDGSDKLLRLTLDLGGETRQVFSGIREAYPDPAKLEGRLTVMVANLAPRKMRFGISEGMVMAAGPGGKDIFLLSPDSGAQPGMQVK; from the coding sequence ATGACTCAAGTCGCAAAGAAAATCCTGGTAACGTGCGCGCTGCCTTACGCTAATGGTTCAATCCACCTCGGTCATATGCTTGAACACGTTCAGGCCGATATTTGGGTTCGTTACCAGCGAATGCGCGGCAACCAGGTTCATTTTATCTGTGCGGACGACGCCCACGGCACGCCTATCATGCTGAAAGCACAGCAGATGGGGATTGCGCCGGAACAGATGATTGCGGCAATGAGTCAAGAGCATCAACAAGACTTTGCCGGTTTCAATATCAGCTATGACAACTACCACTCTACGCATAGCGAAGAGAACCGCGAGCTGTCTGGTCTGATTTATCGCCGTCTGAAAGAGAACGGCTTTATTAAAAATCGCACGATTTCTCAGCTGTACGATCCAGAGAAAGGTATGTTCCTGCCGGATCGTTTCGTTAAAGGCACCTGCCCGAAATGTAAGGCTGCCGATCAATACGGCGATAACTGCGAAGTCTGCGGCGCGACTTACAGCCCGACAGAACTGATCGAACCAAAATCAGTGGTGTCTGGCGCTACGCCAGAGATGCGTGAAACCGAACACTTTTTCTTCGATCTGCCCGCATTCAGCGAGATGCTGCAAGCCTGGACGCGCTCTGGCGCATTGCAGGAGCAAGTCGCCAACAAGATGCAGGAGTGGTTCGACTCTGGTCTGCAACAGTGGGACATTACCCGCGACGCACCGTATTTCGGTTTTGAAATTCCTGATGCGCCGGGCAAATATTTTTATGTCTGGCTGGATGCGCCAATCGGCTACATGGGGTCGTTCAAAAATCTGTGCGACAAGCGTGGCGATCTGAATTTTGATGATTTCTGGAAGAAAGACTCAGACGCAGATTTGTATCACTTCATCGGTAAAGACATCGTTTATTTCCACAGCCTGTTCTGGCCGGCGATGTTGGAAGGCAGCGGTTTCCGTAAACCGACGAACCTGTTCGTGCACGGTTACGTTACGGTCAACGGTGCCAAGATGTCTAAATCACGCGGCACCTTCATTAAAGCAGGAACGTATCTTCAGCATCTGGATGCTGATTGTCTGCGTTATTACTACGCGGCAAAACTGTCTTCTCGCATTGATGACATCGATCTTAATCTGGAAGATTTCGTGCAACGCGTGAATGCTGACATCGTGAACAAGGTCGTGAACCTGGCATCACGTAATGCTGGTTTCATTAACAAACGCTTTGACGGCAAACTGGCGGACAAACTGGCCGACGCCGAGCTGTACAAAACCTTTACTGACGCTGCCACCAGCATTGCGGAAGCCTATAGCAGCCGTGAATCAGGCCGTGCCATTCGTGAGATCATGGCACTGGCGGATATCGCCAACCGCTATGTTGACGAACAAGCACCGTGGGTTGTGGCGAAAGAAGAAGGTCGGGATGCCGATCTACAGGCCATTTGCTCGATGGGCATCAACCTGTTCCGCGTGCTGATGACGTACCTAAAGCCGGTACTGCCATCGCTGGCACAGCGGACAGAAGCGTTTTTGAACACGGAGTTGAGCTGGGACGCTATCACCGCCCCGCTGCTGAACCATCAGGTGAGCCCATTCAAAGCGCTGTTTAACCGCATCGATCTAGATAAAGTCAACGCGATGGTTGACGCGTCCAAAGAAGACATGGTCACGGCGCAAAAAGTCGTGTCCGGTCCGCTGGCGGACAATCCGGTGCAGGACACGATTAACTTTGACGATTTTGCTAAAGTCGATATGCGTATCGCCTTGATTAAACAGGCTGAATTGGTTGATGGTTCTGACAAACTATTACGTTTGACGTTGGATCTCGGTGGCGAAACCCGCCAGGTCTTCTCCGGCATTCGTGAAGCTTATCCCGATCCGGCTAAGCTGGAAGGCCGTTTAACCGTCATGGTCGCCAATCTGGCTCCGCGTAAAATGCGCTTCGGCATATCGGAAGGGATGGTGATGGCTGCAGGGCCGGGCGGAAAAGATATCTTCCTCCTGAGCCCAGACAGCGGCGCTCAGCCGGGTATGCAGGTCAAATAA